A region from the Algoriphagus machipongonensis genome encodes:
- the galE gene encoding UDP-glucose 4-epimerase GalE, with amino-acid sequence MNKILITGGAGYIGSHTAVELVKAGLEPIILDDFSNSQKSVLGSLEEIIGKPVICFEGDCNDKDILEEIYSQHKFVGVIHFAAFKAVGESTSEPLKYYRNNVGSLVVLLGFMQEKGIKNIVFSSSCTVYGQPDKLPVTESTPRKDAESPYGNTKKICEDILVDFVKSKAGVKVVSLRYFNPVGAHPSGKIGELPNGTPNNLVPFVTQTAAGIREKITVFGDDYDTIDGSCIRDFIHVMDLADAHVKALGYLDKQEDNFYDVFNVGTGNGNSVLEIIKTFEKVNRIKLNYSIGPRRDGDVVKIWADTTKINTVLGWTPQYSLEDSLRDSWNWEKGLSH; translated from the coding sequence ATGAATAAAATATTGATCACTGGGGGAGCAGGATATATTGGTTCCCATACGGCAGTGGAACTTGTAAAAGCTGGGCTTGAGCCTATTATATTGGACGATTTTTCTAACTCCCAAAAAAGTGTTTTGGGTAGCCTTGAGGAGATTATTGGGAAACCGGTGATCTGCTTTGAGGGAGATTGCAATGATAAAGACATTTTAGAGGAAATTTATTCCCAACATAAATTTGTTGGTGTAATTCATTTTGCGGCATTTAAGGCTGTGGGTGAAAGTACTTCTGAGCCATTGAAATATTACAGGAATAATGTAGGGTCTTTAGTTGTTTTGTTAGGCTTTATGCAGGAAAAAGGGATTAAGAATATTGTGTTTTCTTCCTCTTGTACTGTTTATGGTCAGCCGGATAAACTGCCAGTCACTGAATCCACTCCAAGGAAAGATGCTGAAAGTCCTTACGGTAATACCAAGAAGATATGTGAAGATATTTTAGTGGATTTTGTGAAAAGCAAAGCTGGTGTGAAGGTCGTTTCATTACGATATTTCAACCCTGTTGGCGCACATCCAAGTGGTAAAATCGGTGAGTTACCAAATGGCACTCCAAACAACCTTGTTCCTTTCGTTACCCAAACGGCAGCTGGAATACGTGAAAAGATTACTGTGTTTGGAGATGATTATGATACTATTGACGGAAGTTGTATTCGTGATTTTATCCATGTGATGGACTTAGCGGATGCTCATGTAAAGGCTTTGGGTTACCTGGATAAGCAAGAAGATAATTTTTATGATGTGTTTAATGTTGGGACCGGAAATGGAAATTCGGTTCTTGAAATCATCAAAACATTCGAAAAAGTAAATCGAATCAAACTTAATTATTCCATTGGTCCAAGACGAGATGGAGATGTAGTGAAAATTTGGGCTGATACGACTAAAATCAATACAGTGTTAGGCTGGACTCCTCAATATTCTCTGGAAGATTCCTTAAGAGATTCATGGAATTGGGAGAAAGGCTTGAGCCACTAA
- a CDS encoding GIY-YIG nuclease family protein, which yields MCFYTYIIQSEKDQSFYIGSSKDPESRLRKHN from the coding sequence ATGTGTTTTTACACTTATATCATTCAATCTGAGAAGGATCAATCTTTCTACATTGGATCAAGCAAAGATCCTGAAAGTAGACTTCGCAAGCATAACTAA
- a CDS encoding patatin-like phospholipase family protein: MKSNLKIGIALSGGGVRGISHLGVLEGLNDAGIFPTKVSGTSAGAIVGAMYCKGYRPKEILKIIVETNYFKFMRPAISLTGILKMKSVGDLFKLYLKDDCFSDLETPLTVAATDIKKGKVVYFSEGNLIDPILASSCIPGMFDPIVIDQKYYVDGGVLNNLPVEPLEGICDFVIGVNCNHLPEESNIRNMKSLIERSVIMSMNYNVYSRKSKCDFFIEAEGLGKYGVFDIKKAQELFQAGYDRVSQFIDENPAILELATKEKKK; this comes from the coding sequence ATGAAATCTAATTTGAAAATTGGAATTGCTCTTTCCGGTGGAGGAGTAAGGGGAATCTCACATCTGGGAGTTTTAGAAGGTCTCAATGATGCAGGTATTTTTCCTACAAAAGTTTCTGGCACTTCAGCAGGAGCCATAGTAGGAGCTATGTACTGTAAAGGGTATCGCCCAAAAGAAATCCTGAAGATCATTGTTGAGACAAACTATTTTAAATTTATGCGCCCAGCAATTTCTCTTACAGGTATTCTAAAGATGAAGTCTGTTGGAGACTTGTTTAAGTTATATCTCAAAGATGATTGCTTTAGTGATTTAGAAACCCCATTGACAGTAGCTGCCACCGACATTAAAAAAGGAAAAGTAGTTTATTTCTCAGAAGGAAATTTGATTGATCCTATTTTAGCATCTTCCTGTATTCCAGGGATGTTTGACCCAATCGTAATTGATCAAAAGTATTATGTGGATGGGGGAGTGCTAAATAATCTACCTGTAGAACCTTTGGAAGGAATTTGTGACTTCGTGATAGGAGTAAACTGTAACCACCTACCTGAAGAAAGTAATATTCGAAACATGAAAAGTCTGATCGAAAGATCGGTGATCATGTCGATGAATTATAACGTGTATAGTCGAAAGTCTAAGTGTGATTTCTTTATTGAGGCAGAGGGTCTTGGTAAGTATGGAGTTTTTGATATCAAAAAAGCCCAGGAATTATTTCAAGCAGGATACGACCGAGTATCACAATTTATTGATGAAAATCCTGCAATTTTGGAGCTCGCAACAAAGGAAAAGAAAAAGTAA
- a CDS encoding T9SS type B sorting domain-containing protein, with the protein MELWIYNRWGQLIFSGAEGWDGQISGEEAPTGTYTYLVRYSFPLDGSIQSKEKRGAFTLIR; encoded by the coding sequence ATGGAACTTTGGATTTATAACCGTTGGGGACAACTGATCTTTTCTGGAGCTGAAGGCTGGGATGGTCAAATTTCAGGAGAGGAAGCGCCTACAGGAACTTATACTTATTTGGTGCGTTATTCATTTCCACTGGATGGAAGTATTCAATCCAAAGAAAAACGAGGAGCTTTCACATTAATCCGTTGA
- a CDS encoding GIY-YIG nuclease family protein produces the protein MCFYTYIIQSEKDQSFYIGSSKDPESRLRKHNQKHRGYTARKQPWKLVWKEVHPQKSDAIKRELFLKKQKSKKFLEDLISKSR, from the coding sequence ATGTGTTTTTACACTTATATCATTCAATCTGAGAAGGATCAATCTTTCTACATTGGGTCGAGCAAAGATCCTGAAAGTAGACTTCGCAAGCATAACCAAAAACATCGAGGATATACAGCTAGAAAGCAGCCTTGGAAATTAGTCTGGAAAGAAGTACACCCACAAAAATCTGATGCCATCAAACGAGAACTTTTCCTAAAGAAACAGAAATCGAAAAAATTTCTTGAGGATTTAATTTCGAAATCCCGTTAA
- a CDS encoding aspartate aminotransferase family protein, which translates to MNNRQLFLQHLAQTTDFPLMIEVEKAEGVYLFGPKGEKYMDLISGIGVSNVGHRHPKVLQAIQEQLDKYLHLMVYGEYVQSPQSQLAKALCDTLPANLDNVYLVNSGSEAVEGALKLAKRYTGKRNIISCVNAYHGSSHGALSVGGNEIFKRAYRPLLPGVFNIQFGAPKEMDQINEDTAAVILETVQGEAGIRTSTKEYFQALRKKCDETGTLLILDEIQAGFGRTGKFWAFEHYGITPDIIVCAKGMGGGMPIGAFISSQEMMSVFKNNPLLGHITTFGGHPVSSAAALATIEILKNENLISQVEQKADQFKSLLIHPKIKSIRNKGLLMAVEFESFEVVKPIIDRAIELGVITDWFLFCDDSMRIAPPLTISAKEIEEACEIILKAINEA; encoded by the coding sequence ATGAACAATAGGCAATTATTCCTTCAACATTTAGCACAAACTACGGATTTCCCCCTGATGATCGAAGTGGAAAAAGCTGAAGGTGTATACCTTTTTGGGCCTAAAGGTGAAAAATACATGGACCTTATTTCAGGAATTGGAGTTAGCAATGTGGGCCACAGGCACCCTAAAGTACTCCAAGCCATTCAGGAGCAATTGGACAAATATCTACACCTAATGGTCTATGGTGAATATGTTCAGTCACCACAATCCCAACTTGCCAAGGCTTTATGTGATACGCTTCCAGCAAATCTTGACAATGTTTATTTGGTAAATAGTGGTTCAGAGGCAGTGGAAGGAGCCTTGAAATTAGCCAAACGATACACAGGCAAAAGAAATATCATCTCTTGCGTCAATGCCTACCACGGGAGTTCTCATGGGGCACTTAGTGTAGGCGGGAATGAAATCTTCAAGCGTGCCTACAGGCCCTTATTACCTGGTGTATTCAATATTCAGTTTGGTGCCCCAAAAGAGATGGATCAAATCAATGAAGATACTGCTGCTGTCATACTTGAAACAGTTCAGGGAGAAGCTGGCATCCGGACAAGCACAAAGGAATACTTTCAGGCACTCAGAAAAAAATGTGATGAGACTGGCACTTTGTTGATCTTGGACGAAATCCAGGCTGGATTTGGACGAACAGGTAAGTTCTGGGCATTTGAACATTACGGGATTACCCCAGATATCATTGTTTGTGCCAAGGGAATGGGCGGAGGAATGCCTATAGGAGCATTTATCTCAAGTCAGGAAATGATGTCTGTTTTCAAGAACAACCCACTACTAGGTCATATTACCACCTTTGGTGGGCATCCCGTTTCTTCAGCAGCAGCATTGGCTACTATTGAAATTTTAAAGAATGAGAATTTAATCAGCCAAGTAGAGCAAAAGGCAGATCAGTTCAAGTCTTTACTAATTCATCCAAAAATAAAATCCATTCGAAATAAAGGTTTGTTGATGGCTGTGGAATTCGAATCTTTTGAGGTGGTGAAACCAATTATCGACAGAGCGATTGAATTAGGAGTCATCACAGATTGGTTTCTTTTCTGCGACGATTCCATGCGAATTGCACCCCCATTAACCATTTCCGCGAAAGAAATTGAGGAGGCTTGCGAAATCATTTTAAAAGCAATAAATGAAGCTTAG
- a CDS encoding MBL fold metallo-hydrolase yields MDLYVVNTGFFKLDGGAMFGVVPKTLWSRTNTADENNLCTWAMRCMLVVDEGRVVLIDNGIGDKQDAKFFSHYYLHGEDSLRGSLMKLGVHPTDITDNFLTHLHFDHCGGGVGYGSHGQYEMTFPRAKYWSNKDHWQWATVPNAREKASFLKDNILPMEEMGQLEFVDLKSKSLFKGFDFITVDGHTDKQMLPKLQYKGKTIVFVADLLPSVGHIPIPYVMGYDTRPLLTLDEKTQFLEEAAREGYVLFFEHDPINECCTVKMTEKGVRVDQTFKLHEI; encoded by the coding sequence ATGGATTTATACGTTGTAAATACGGGTTTTTTTAAGTTGGATGGCGGTGCCATGTTTGGGGTGGTTCCCAAGACCTTATGGTCGAGAACCAATACTGCAGATGAAAACAACTTATGTACCTGGGCAATGCGCTGTATGCTGGTTGTCGATGAGGGAAGAGTAGTGCTTATTGACAATGGAATTGGAGATAAGCAGGATGCTAAGTTCTTTTCTCATTACTATCTACATGGAGAAGATTCACTTAGGGGAAGCTTGATGAAATTGGGAGTTCACCCCACAGATATTACGGATAATTTTTTAACTCACCTTCATTTTGATCATTGTGGAGGTGGTGTAGGCTATGGATCACATGGTCAATATGAGATGACTTTTCCAAGAGCGAAGTATTGGTCAAATAAAGATCATTGGCAATGGGCAACAGTTCCTAATGCCAGAGAGAAAGCTTCCTTTTTAAAGGATAATATCCTTCCTATGGAAGAAATGGGTCAACTGGAGTTTGTTGATTTAAAATCCAAATCATTGTTCAAAGGATTTGATTTTATTACCGTAGATGGCCATACTGATAAGCAAATGCTTCCGAAGCTTCAATACAAAGGAAAAACCATTGTATTTGTAGCTGACTTATTGCCTTCAGTTGGGCATATCCCAATTCCTTATGTAATGGGTTATGATACACGCCCGTTACTGACATTGGATGAGAAAACACAGTTTTTGGAAGAAGCAGCTAGAGAAGGGTATGTTCTGTTTTTTGAACATGATCCGATCAATGAATGCTGTACGGTGAAAATGACTGAAAAAGGAGTCAGGGTGGATCAAACCTTCAAACTCCATGAAATCTAA
- a CDS encoding acetyl-CoA carboxylase carboxyltransferase subunit alpha, translating to MVLEFEKPIADLEQKLQEMKDLAKGRNIDLTSDIESLEEKILALKKETFQNLTRWQRVQLSRHADRPYALDYIYEITNDFIELHGDRTVADDKAMVGGLGDIDGRSVMFIGQQKGRNTKQRQMRNFGMANPEGYRKALRLMKMAEKFGKPIVTLIDTPGAFPGLEAEERGQGEAIARNLKEMFMLKVPVICIIIGEGASGGALGIAIGDRVMMLENSWYSVISPENCSTILWRSWDYKEQAAESLKLTAVDMKGNGLIDDIIPEPLGGAHRDMKKMALNLKEALVKALKELDKVKPEKRIEQRIDKFCSMGVVVE from the coding sequence ATGGTATTAGAATTCGAAAAACCAATCGCTGATTTAGAGCAAAAACTTCAGGAAATGAAGGATTTAGCCAAGGGGAGAAACATAGATTTAACTTCAGATATTGAATCATTAGAAGAAAAAATCCTGGCTTTGAAAAAAGAAACGTTTCAGAATTTAACTCGCTGGCAAAGGGTGCAGCTTTCACGGCATGCAGATAGACCTTATGCTTTAGACTACATCTACGAAATAACCAATGATTTTATTGAGTTGCACGGCGACAGAACTGTGGCAGACGATAAAGCAATGGTAGGCGGATTAGGAGATATTGACGGTAGATCTGTCATGTTTATCGGCCAGCAAAAAGGTAGAAATACCAAACAGCGTCAAATGAGGAATTTTGGGATGGCAAATCCTGAAGGATATAGAAAGGCGTTGAGGCTGATGAAAATGGCCGAGAAATTCGGTAAGCCGATTGTAACATTGATAGATACTCCAGGGGCATTTCCAGGATTAGAAGCTGAAGAAAGAGGGCAAGGAGAAGCCATTGCTCGAAATCTGAAAGAGATGTTCATGTTAAAAGTTCCTGTGATTTGTATTATCATAGGTGAAGGAGCATCTGGTGGAGCTTTGGGTATAGCTATCGGAGATAGAGTCATGATGTTAGAAAATTCTTGGTATTCAGTTATCTCTCCTGAAAACTGTTCCACAATCCTTTGGAGAAGTTGGGATTACAAAGAGCAGGCTGCCGAATCATTGAAACTAACAGCAGTGGATATGAAAGGAAATGGTTTGATAGATGATATTATTCCTGAGCCTTTGGGAGGTGCACATAGAGATATGAAAAAGATGGCTCTTAATTTAAAAGAAGCTTTGGTAAAGGCTTTGAAAGAGTTGGATAAGGTGAAACCGGAAAAGAGAATTGAACAGCGCATCGATAAGTTTTGCTCGATGGGCGTAGTTGTAGAATAA
- a CDS encoding 1-acyl-sn-glycerol-3-phosphate acyltransferase — translation MPDKIIDVKKVIKSKNPKLLKWMPGFALSYIRKVIHEDWLNDVMGRIHHLYGLDFVYAVIRELEIDVELVGGEKIPKEGGVIIAANHPLGGIDGIALMYAVGKIRPDIRFLVNDLLMSFENFQPMFVPVNKLGKNSQKSLDNIDKVYAGDSVVMVFPAGLVSRKFPEGIRDLMWKKSFITKAKKYQKNIIPCFIDGKNSKFFYNLANWRKKLGVQVNIEMFYLADEMYHQQGKKVKVHLGEVIPFQSLDSSKSDAKWAFHVKELVYKLGQS, via the coding sequence ATGCCCGATAAGATTATCGATGTCAAAAAGGTTATAAAAAGCAAAAATCCCAAACTTTTGAAATGGATGCCGGGCTTTGCATTATCCTATATTCGTAAGGTGATCCACGAGGATTGGTTAAATGATGTGATGGGGAGAATCCATCATCTTTACGGGCTTGATTTTGTATATGCCGTAATCAGGGAATTGGAGATTGATGTAGAATTGGTGGGTGGAGAGAAAATCCCGAAAGAAGGAGGAGTAATCATCGCAGCCAATCATCCGCTTGGAGGAATTGATGGAATTGCATTGATGTATGCAGTCGGGAAAATAAGACCAGATATTCGATTTCTGGTAAATGATTTATTGATGTCTTTCGAAAATTTCCAGCCCATGTTTGTTCCAGTGAATAAATTGGGAAAAAATTCTCAAAAGAGTCTGGATAACATCGATAAGGTATATGCCGGGGATTCTGTAGTGATGGTATTCCCTGCTGGATTGGTTTCTAGAAAGTTTCCAGAAGGAATAAGAGACTTAATGTGGAAGAAAAGTTTTATAACAAAGGCCAAAAAGTATCAAAAAAATATAATTCCTTGCTTCATTGATGGGAAGAATTCGAAGTTTTTTTACAATTTGGCTAATTGGAGGAAGAAGTTAGGGGTACAAGTTAATATTGAGATGTTTTATCTTGCGGATGAAATGTATCATCAGCAGGGTAAAAAAGTAAAAGTCCATCTTGGTGAGGTCATTCCTTTTCAAAGTCTTGATTCAAGTAAATCAGATGCGAAATGGGCTTTTCATGTGAAAGAATTGGTGTACAAATTAGGACAATCATGA
- a CDS encoding 1-acyl-sn-glycerol-3-phosphate acyltransferase gives MMKLLSRFVFWISGWSLNANWPDGLKKAVLIAVPHTSNWDILYARAAFFLMDIPVRFTIKKEVMVGPLGWLLSGLGAISIDRKRIPGGRKQTYTEAMVSMLKERDELVIMVTPEGTRSQVKRWKSGFYHIALGADVPIVVGYLDYKKKEAGIGPCLYPDGNMNEQIEELKAFGRTVTGKHPEKGIL, from the coding sequence ATGATGAAGTTGTTGTCCCGTTTCGTTTTTTGGATTTCAGGTTGGTCTTTAAATGCCAATTGGCCTGATGGATTAAAAAAAGCAGTTTTGATTGCAGTTCCTCATACATCCAATTGGGATATACTATATGCAAGAGCCGCTTTTTTTCTTATGGATATTCCTGTCAGGTTTACCATCAAGAAAGAAGTGATGGTTGGACCTCTAGGTTGGTTGCTTTCCGGCTTGGGAGCAATTTCTATTGATAGAAAAAGAATTCCTGGAGGAAGAAAGCAAACCTATACTGAAGCGATGGTATCGATGCTGAAGGAAAGAGATGAATTGGTGATTATGGTGACTCCTGAGGGAACAAGGTCACAAGTGAAAAGATGGAAATCAGGGTTTTATCATATTGCACTTGGAGCAGATGTCCCTATTGTGGTGGGATATTTAGATTATAAAAAGAAGGAAGCGGGAATAGGTCCATGTCTTTATCCCGATGGAAATATGAATGAACAAATTGAAGAGCTGAAAGCCTTCGGAAGGACTGTAACAGGAAAGCATCCTGAAAAAGGAATACTATAA
- a CDS encoding GH92 family glycosyl hydrolase, with product MNIRHGITFVLVLCSTFLFAQKPTSPVDLVYPLADSKNSRWFFFNSASRPFGMVNLSPDTDVEGAWGSGYRYESDSIKGFSHIHAWQLSGISVMPLVDFSLSDSRDFGSPFNHSKEIVKPGYHQVYLDRYRVQVELTSTLRTGFHRYHFEEEGKQQVLLRIGSMLGPSAIIDGSIKQSSSMAFQGHIINGSTSRRPFETPVFFAIKFNRAVQDMEGWNPNEVTPNLAEIKGSDSGLIFSFDNSSSELLMKIGISYVSAEQALLNMDTELNHWDFEKVKNESFEEWNSYLSRIKVSGGSEKSQKRFYTDLWHALQGRRTISDVDGKYADMTSGKHLVKQIPLDNAGKPKHRHFNSDSFWGAQWTINTLWHLVYPEITEEFVNSMLLYYQDGGLIPRGPSGGNYTYVMTGASSTPFIVSAYQKGIRGFDIQMAYEGLLKNHRSGGIMEKAGYEHNTLLGGGFQYYLKNGFVPWPIPEGRFGAHQDGPSLTLEYAYQDWTLAQLAKQMGDSEAYSEFMERARYYQNVYDSETGWMRPRNVSGEWKTPFDPYQYNAGFNEANGSQATWFVPHDLDGLAELMGGKEKAIDRLNESFITSEKQGFTSGTSHSQEAHPEYRRIPINYGNQPSIQTAFIFQKLGRPDLTHFWTRAIVDRVYSELSPNSGYNGDEDQGLMGSLAVLMKVGLFQMNGGTEENPSYQIGSPIFDEISIQLNPNYYPGGNFIIKTLNNQPDNIHVKSAEFNGEGLNQLELRHQQIISGGELVLEMSPTPNQR from the coding sequence ATGAATATTCGACACGGAATTACTTTCGTTTTAGTTCTTTGTTCCACTTTCCTATTTGCTCAAAAACCGACATCCCCTGTAGATTTGGTCTACCCTCTGGCAGATAGTAAAAATTCAAGATGGTTTTTCTTCAATTCTGCCAGTAGACCCTTTGGGATGGTCAACCTAAGTCCTGACACTGATGTGGAAGGTGCCTGGGGAAGTGGTTATCGATATGAAAGTGACTCCATCAAAGGATTTAGCCATATTCATGCCTGGCAGTTATCCGGAATCTCAGTAATGCCTTTAGTGGATTTTTCATTATCTGACTCTAGGGATTTTGGATCTCCATTTAACCATTCAAAGGAGATAGTAAAACCAGGATATCATCAGGTTTATTTAGATCGATATAGAGTTCAAGTTGAACTTACCTCCACCCTTCGAACAGGCTTTCATCGATATCATTTTGAGGAAGAAGGAAAACAACAAGTCTTGCTACGAATCGGAAGCATGCTGGGTCCTTCAGCCATCATTGATGGTTCAATCAAGCAATCTTCCTCAATGGCATTTCAGGGACATATCATCAATGGCTCTACTTCTAGAAGACCTTTTGAAACTCCTGTGTTTTTTGCCATAAAATTTAATCGTGCTGTTCAGGATATGGAAGGCTGGAACCCAAATGAGGTCACTCCCAACTTAGCAGAAATAAAAGGCTCAGATTCTGGGTTAATTTTTTCTTTTGATAACAGCTCAAGCGAACTTCTAATGAAAATCGGGATTTCCTATGTTAGTGCTGAACAGGCATTATTGAATATGGATACAGAATTAAACCATTGGGACTTTGAGAAAGTAAAAAATGAATCTTTTGAGGAATGGAACTCTTACCTCTCAAGGATTAAAGTTTCAGGTGGTTCTGAAAAATCCCAGAAAAGGTTTTATACCGATTTATGGCATGCACTACAAGGGAGAAGAACGATAAGTGATGTTGACGGGAAGTACGCAGATATGACATCTGGCAAGCACTTGGTTAAACAAATCCCTTTAGACAATGCAGGAAAGCCCAAGCATAGACATTTTAATTCCGATTCATTCTGGGGAGCACAATGGACGATCAACACCCTCTGGCACCTTGTTTATCCTGAAATCACTGAAGAATTCGTTAATTCTATGTTGCTATACTACCAAGATGGTGGTTTAATCCCTAGAGGACCATCTGGAGGAAATTACACATATGTGATGACAGGAGCTTCTAGCACACCTTTTATTGTGAGCGCATACCAAAAAGGAATTAGAGGCTTTGATATACAGATGGCCTACGAAGGCCTACTTAAAAACCATAGATCTGGTGGGATTATGGAGAAAGCTGGATACGAACACAATACTTTATTGGGCGGAGGATTTCAATATTATCTTAAAAACGGATTTGTTCCTTGGCCGATTCCTGAAGGAAGATTTGGAGCACATCAAGATGGTCCAAGCTTGACGCTAGAATATGCCTATCAAGATTGGACTTTGGCTCAACTTGCAAAACAAATGGGTGACTCTGAGGCTTACTCAGAATTCATGGAAAGGGCGAGATATTATCAAAATGTGTATGATTCGGAGACTGGCTGGATGCGTCCTAGAAATGTTTCCGGGGAGTGGAAAACTCCTTTTGATCCCTACCAATACAATGCAGGTTTTAATGAAGCTAATGGAAGCCAGGCTACCTGGTTTGTACCCCATGACCTGGATGGATTAGCTGAATTAATGGGAGGAAAAGAAAAGGCAATTGATCGCTTAAATGAATCTTTTATTACTTCCGAAAAACAAGGTTTCACTTCTGGAACTTCTCATTCTCAAGAGGCTCATCCTGAATACCGTAGAATTCCAATCAATTATGGTAATCAGCCCTCAATTCAAACCGCATTTATATTCCAAAAGTTAGGGAGACCTGACCTCACTCATTTTTGGACTCGTGCCATTGTAGATAGAGTGTATTCAGAATTAAGCCCGAATTCAGGATATAATGGGGATGAGGACCAAGGTCTGATGGGAAGCTTAGCTGTTTTAATGAAAGTGGGACTATTTCAAATGAATGGAGGAACCGAAGAAAACCCATCCTATCAAATCGGAAGTCCCATCTTTGATGAAATATCCATACAATTAAACCCTAATTATTATCCGGGAGGGAATTTCATCATCAAGACCCTAAACAATCAGCCAGATAATATCCATGTGAAATCAGCCGAGTTTAATGGAGAAGGATTAAATCAATTGGAGCTAAGACATCAGCAAATCATCAGCGGAGGTGAATTGGTGTTAGAGATGAGTCCAACACCAAACCAACGCTAA
- a CDS encoding GIY-YIG nuclease family protein — MCFYTYIIQSEKDQSFYIGSSKDPESRLRKHNQKHRGYTARKQPWKLVWKEVHPQKSDAIKRELFLKKQKSKKFLEDLISKSL; from the coding sequence ATGTGTTTTTACACTTATATCATTCAATCTGAGAAGGATCAATCTTTCTACATTGGGTCGAGCAAAGATCCTGAAAGTAGACTTCGCAAGCATAACCAAAAACATCGAGGATATACAGCTAGAAAGCAGCCTTGGAAATTAGTCTGGAAAGAAGTACACCCACAAAAATCTGATGCCATCAAGCGAGAACTTTTCCTAAAAAAACAGAAATCGAAAAAATTTCTTGAGGATTTAATTTCGAAATCCCTTTAA
- a CDS encoding GNAT family N-acetyltransferase → MSKEEEIIPAVDKALIKAELTADRFLRYANNGDNLVYLVNYHNSPNVVREIGRLREITFRAAGGGTGQALDLDENDTCENCYEQLITWSPENEEIVAGYRLIKCKNAVLQDGKLNLSTTHLFNFSDQFIQEFIPSTIELGRSFVQPKYQPSIDNRKGIFSLDNLWDGLGAVVLLNPDIKYLFGKVTMYPHYNREARDLLLMFMNHYFPDKAGLVTPKADLKLGYESDLPNKGNPFLELSYKEGYKLLNTRIRAYGENIPPLINTYMNLSPTMMTFGTALNDEFGEVEETGILITLKDIYETKKHRHMDTFERDREYGSREIK, encoded by the coding sequence ATGAGTAAAGAAGAAGAAATTATTCCTGCAGTTGATAAGGCTTTGATCAAAGCAGAACTTACAGCTGATCGATTTCTTCGATATGCAAATAATGGAGATAATCTGGTCTATTTAGTCAACTATCATAATTCGCCGAATGTGGTACGTGAGATTGGAAGACTCCGAGAAATAACTTTTAGAGCAGCTGGGGGAGGTACAGGGCAAGCATTGGATCTTGATGAAAATGATACCTGCGAAAATTGTTATGAACAATTGATTACCTGGAGTCCAGAGAATGAAGAGATTGTGGCGGGCTACCGTTTGATAAAGTGTAAAAATGCTGTTTTACAGGATGGGAAATTGAATTTATCTACCACTCATCTTTTTAATTTTTCTGATCAATTTATTCAAGAGTTCATTCCAAGTACCATTGAATTAGGTAGATCTTTTGTGCAACCCAAGTATCAACCAAGCATAGATAATAGAAAGGGAATATTTAGCCTGGATAATCTTTGGGATGGTTTGGGTGCTGTGGTATTATTAAACCCCGATATCAAGTACTTATTTGGAAAGGTTACCATGTATCCCCACTATAACCGGGAAGCAAGAGACCTGTTGTTGATGTTTATGAATCATTATTTCCCAGATAAGGCAGGTTTAGTAACTCCAAAAGCTGACTTAAAGCTAGGGTATGAATCAGATCTGCCGAATAAAGGGAATCCTTTTTTAGAATTGTCCTATAAGGAAGGATATAAGCTGTTGAATACACGTATTCGTGCCTACGGAGAGAATATTCCACCATTGATCAATACGTACATGAATCTTTCACCCACGATGATGACTTTCGGTACAGCGTTAAACGATGAGTTTGGTGAGGTAGAAGAGACAGGAATATTGATAACCTTGAAAGATATTTACGAAACCAAAAAACACAGGCATATGGATACCTTTGAAAGAGATCGTGAATATGGAAGTAGAGAAATCAAATAA
- a CDS encoding GIY-YIG nuclease family protein: protein MCFYTYIIQSEKDQSFYIGSSKDPESRLRKHNQKHRDYTARKQPWKLVWQEVFPTRSDAIKRELFLKKQKPKKYLEDLISKSQ from the coding sequence ATGTGTTTTTATACTTATATCATTCAATCTGAGAAGGATCAATCTTTCTACATTGGGTCGAGTAAAGATCCTGAAAGTAGGCTTCGCAAGCACAACCAAAAACATCGAGATTATACAGCTAGAAAACAGCCTTGGAAATTAGTCTGGCAAGAAGTATTCCCTACAAGATCTGATGCCATCAAGCGAGAACTTTTCCTAAAAAAACAGAAACCGAAAAAATATCTTGAGGATTTAATTTCGAAATCCCAGTAA